In a genomic window of Bombina bombina isolate aBomBom1 unplaced genomic scaffold, aBomBom1.pri scaffold_450, whole genome shotgun sequence:
- the LOC128644700 gene encoding putative uncharacterized protein DDB_G0271982 — protein sequence REKERERKKERERKREREREREKEKRKRKKKKEKEKEKEKEKKKRKSE from the exons agagagaaagaaagagagagaaagaaagagagagaaagaaagagagagagagaaagagagagagagaaagag aaaagaaaaagaaagaaaaagaaagaaaaagaaaaagaaaaagagaaagaaaaaaaaaaaagaaaaagcgaa